aGACTTCAGTGTGATGGCAGAGCCTCCAACATACAACCCTGGCTCTCCCATCCATGTTGAGGCCAGAGTGGAATCCAGTGCAGGTGTCTCCCCAAGGATCTATGTGGATGAGTGCTATGGGACCCATGCAAAGCACCCGAACCATTCCAGGAGGATCTATGTGATTGTGAACAACCATGGGTCAGTGGGGGCAAAGGGTGGGGAGATTAGAGACTGAGGAGATGCTTGGACTTGTTCTGCATGCCCTCAGGTGTGGGGTCTCACTCCCAACACATGGACATGCAATCTATCCTGCTGTCTGGATTAGGAAATGTGAAATTGGGGTGAGGGTAATAGCCTATATaagagacccaaaaatcaggactgtcccaattttatagggacagtcctgagatctggtcaccctagactggATATCAGCACTTCCCTGGAGCAAAAATacagcaggaagggggtgaggggagcaggTGCTCTTTGACCCTCAGCTGGTTCCTATATTAAAccctgtgagctgtagctcatgaaagcttgtgctcaaatttgttagtctctaaggtgccacaagttctcctcttcttttttgcaaatacagactaacacggctgctactctgaaatcagtcatcCCTGTTTACTCTCTCGGATGTAGGGGGGTGTGGATCCCTTGCTCTAGCAGGGGAACATGTAACTCCAATGCATAAACTTGAGGGAGTCTCGTCCTAGGCTCCCCAATACAAAGGTGGTGGGCACAGCCCAggaaaagtcaatgggaagaaTGGCAGCCTGGTCAGTAACAGACAACCCTTGCTCAGTCTGCACCCACTACACATCACTGCTGGGGAGGGCACTTCCTCTGATCCCTTCCCCCTTCTGGAGGCTGTGACCCTGGGCTCAAGGCATCCCTGGCTGGCTCCCTTGTCTCCCCCAGGTGTCTGCATGGGGGGGAGTCTGGAGACGTTGCGATCTGGCGTCGGCCGGAGGATTCTGCCTTGCAGTTTGCCATCCAGGCTTTCATGCTGGCTGGTGAACCAGAGGAAAAGGTGAGGCCCCACTATGGGTGGGGAGTGTGACTGGCTGTGCCCTCGGGCATTGTTCTGCTAGTGGCTGAaaggggcagctgggctcagcTGAGGCTGATGAAGGAAAGCACCTGCCTCCTCAGATGCTGCCAACTAAGAAGCAGACTTGGGAGTCTTTAACAAGCTCCCTGAAGCGACTGAGTGGACCTGCTTGGCCCTTGCAGCCTGGGCAAGGCATTCGGCAGCAATTGCCTGTCCTGCTTCAGAGTCCTAATTCTGAACAGATGATGCCCTATGAGAGACTCTACCTGCCCCTCCCGGCTAAGCCAGAAAAGCAGGAACTGCTTGGTGAAAGCCACCTTAACTGGAATCCAGATCCTCCTACAAGGATCCCAAAGTCTCCTCTGTTAGCTGGGTGCTTTAACTGCCCCTGAATCTTCCTGGCTGGAACCAGGGGGTTATCCTTGCCATGCAAGACTGATCTAGGAAGTCAGTGCTATGTCCTGCCCTATTGCCCAGGCTAAGATGCACTGCAAGGGGAGCTCATGGGCACTAGCTTGCATCTCCAGCAATGTAGCTGGGGCTTTCAGGGAGATGTCTGTCCTGGAATGTGTGCAGTAACCAGGCTGGCTGAGCTGGCTGCCCCTTACCCCATCTCAACACAAGCATGTACAGCAAATAGCTCAGAAGAGAGGCTTGTGCTTGGCTCAGTCCTCAGGATCATTCAGCTGTGTGCTCCCTATGTACTGTCTCTCCAGACAGCCAACTCTTCCTGGGCCCTCATTTGTGCACTAGCTTCACCTCTGTTCCCCAGTGGTTCTGGGCCTGCCTGGAGTGGGAAGGCTCCATGTATGGCAGTTGCATGGCAGTGGGCAAGCCCACCATCTTGTCTGCTTCTGAACACCTGCCAGGCTCCCTCCAAACTTAAGGCATCAAATCTAATTTTCAGTCAGTGCAGGCTTCATCCAAGATGAGGCTTGGCCCAAGGGTTTCCCCTGGCTGCTCTGACCATGACCTTTAGCTTAATCCCTTGGCAGTCTAGCCTGCATGTAAACTCATACCCCAGGTGCTGCTGGTCAATCTGGGGTGGGAGCTTAAGGTTTGCTCTGAGCACAAGTTGTCTCTTTCAGATCTACATTCACTGCCTGCTGACTGCATGGGGTCAGGAGAGCCTCACAAACCTGGGGAAGAAGTCCTGCTATTACAACAGTACCTCCTTCAGGTCTGCTCAGCCATTCTCAGTGCATTTCTGGGGGCTGTAACCAAAACGCCCCATAACACTGGGACTAGTGGGGCTCTCCCATATAAGAAACAGCTAGCAGGGCTGTTGCAACAGTTGCATCTGGGGAAGTGCTTTTTCACATCTGAGCACAAACAAGATGCCACTCCAGAACATCTATCAAACAGTGCCTGGAGAAGGCTCTCTGGGCTATGTTTGGGGAGGGCATGTGACTAAATTTGAGCCACCAATGGCTTGAATGTGGCCACCTGGCTTAAATGAGACCCCTGGCCAACATAACACCCTGCTGGGAGGGTACCTCCAGGAAGCTGGTTTGAATCCAGCTCTGATCAGTAGTGACCATTTGATGGTTGAGTGGCCTATGTGAAGCAGTGGGTTTCCATTCAGTTCTAGTGGGCAAGCTGCCACATGGAAATAGCCATCACAGCTGTCACCAACTGGCAGCCTCTGCGGTGAAGCCAAGGCTATAATGGTGTGGAGCTGGCCTGTCCTCAAAGTGCCTGCTTGTGGGGCTATATGGGGTACCCTCCCTGTAGGACCACTCCTGATCCCAGATGTGCTGTGCAGGGACTGCTGCCCAGTGACTCCTTCCTCTCTCTATCTCCAGCTGGCAGAACCTCGAGGACCCTTCCCAGAACTTAAAGTGTAGCTGCTGTGACAGCCACTGCCCTGCTGACCCCACTCCTCCAGGAGAACTAAGAGGTACCAGGACCCTGTGTCCATTTTCTTCTCTGCATGCTTGATACTGTGCAGCCAGATTGTATGGCCGACTGAGTGTTCCCCAAACAGAATGTGGGGAGGCTGGGGTGCAGTCACTCTCTCTTGGCTGCAGAGAAACAGATGTTCTCTGCTGGGGCTGTCTCAGCAGACTGCAGGCAGGACCTGGCAGCAATGCCGTAAGAGGTGCTTCCACTGTCCACAGTGGGACGGCTACTGGGTTCCTGGTATCATCCACTCTGCTGTGGTCAGTTAGCATTGGGCTCTCCATTGGACTTGAGTGGTTGTGAGGTCAATAACGCAGCCAACAAGAATGGGGCAACATTGAGGAAATGTGATCTTGACTGGCCCTCTTCTGTGATTGGCCCTCAATACATCGTGAGCAGGGGGAAAGTCTAGCTATCCAACAGGAGCTGGTCACAACCATCTCTCTGCTCTGGTGAGGACACAAACAGAATGTGGGCAGCCTCCACTCCATCATATGCAGCacaataatggggggggggggtgctacAGGTTGTTGTCAAGCTACCTTGCAAATCAAATTAAGCTAAGGCACCTGAGGTGGGTATTGAACCCTCTCGCACAATAACTCCTACTCTATTAGCCAAAACCCCCTCAATATGGTGATGCAGCCTGGGGTGACTAGCTTGTACCTGTAGCCTCCATCTCCTTGTGGAATGAAGGCAGCTGTAGCCATCCCATAGATCTCCATGGCTGTGCTCGGCTGCCTCTGTAGTAAAGCGACTAGCCATGCTCAGACTGGGTTGCCCAAAGACCTGTTTTTCCTCCAGAGTTTGTAGGTGAAGGAATGCTCCACAGAAAGGTAGCTGGCCCCTTGACAGTGCACAAGGAAGAGGCTCCATGGTATGAAGGTAGGTGTGAATGAGACCAGCCAAACTCGTTGtactgggagggaagtgggaatgAGTAACTTAGCCATTTCCAGATGTTGTAGAGATGGAAGGACCCTGAGTCTAAGACTAATGGTAAAAGCTCTGATGGCACTGGTCTCTGCTGAGTAAGAAGGCAGTATTTGGTTCTGTAGCTCCCAGATGGCACCGCTTGTAACAGCGGTTCTGGGTATTTCTCTGTAGGTCGCATCTAATGAATGGCTAGGCACTGGGAGCCAATACACAAATGCAGGGCTCTTAGGAGACTGGCTTCTCCTGGGGTTATATTTTTCTTTGGTCCACTTGATCTGGACTCAACCCCTGAATGTCTCTGTCCCCTAGAACGATGCCGCACCCTGAAGAAGCTTCTGCTGGTGGGTGTTGCTTTTGTGGGTAGCTGTCTAGTGGGAGCCCTCTTTGTAGGAGGCCTCTTAGCTCTGGCTCTGGCCTTGTTCTGGTCATACCAGAGCAGCAAAGGGCAAAGGCtgctgaggaagaggaaggagtaCCCCTACCATACAGAGCTGCAGACTGTGGTGAGTGCCCTTGTGACAGCTGAAGAGACACAGAAGGATCAGAGAGAATCCAGCATAGACTACAACTTGAATACAGATGCATCAGAGAAGGAATAACTAGCCCTTCAAGCTACAATAAATACTCTATTTCTCTAATGTTCATCTCTTGTCTGTCTTCCCTCTGCTGAGGTCTCCAAGCCCccatggtggggaggggcaggtagAGATGAGACTGACTCTGCCCTCCATGATGATCTGGATCTTCCTTGCTGGAATGAGCCTTGGGTTTCCTAGTTTTCTCCGCCAACAGGTCCAGATACTCTGGGGGTGGGATGGTGGTATGCAGCTGCTTGGTCTAGAGACCCCTAGGTTAAGACTGTGTGGCAACTCCTAGCTCCAAGCATTCCAATTAGTGAGCAGCCATGGCAGCTGGAAGAGTCCCACTTTGCAATGCAGCAGTTCCTATCCACCCCCAACTTGATACTTGATCACTtaagaaaaatgaacaaaaacccAAGCTGTGGCTGATGCCTTTCTGGCTGCCTCTAAGCTCAGGAATTGACCATCCAGTGTGAGTGACAGCTGACAAATGAGGGTGGTGGGAGGACTCAAAAGCCAAGGAATCAGGGCTGTGTGAAGCTCAGAAATAACTGGTGCAAGTACCTATGTCCTGAAATGCAAGTGCACTTCACACCTCTACACATCACcaatctctgccttcagctgacCTGTAACCAGGGGAACTTGCCAGTAGCAAAGGACTCAGAAAATAGAgctggagtggtggtgggggaaatcaTCTCAAGGCAGCAGTTAAGTCTCTGAAAACAGGCTGAACAGTCAACCAAAGCTGTGCTAAAGGTCAGGGTCAATGCTCTGAGGCTCATGCTGCAGGCTGGGGCACTACAGTGGTTACCACCCAAATCCTGTGTTTTCTGGTGTCTGTATATTGCATTGTCTCTGCTTCTGTGAGGCTTAGAGGAAGGGAGAGACAAACCTCCTGGCTTCTTTGTGCCAGCATATCATAGCTATTAAGATTGTCCTTGCACTAAAGCAGAGGGAGCCTTAACCAGCTACTTCAATATCACATGGAACTGGAGTGAATTCAGGTTAAAGGGGTTTATTCTGAGGAGAGGGAATTGCAGAGTTGTCTTACAGGGGGAACCTGACTAGTCAAACAGCAGGAACTGGAGCCAGCTAGATGAATGTGAGTTAGTACAATTAACCCCCAGAACAGGGTTTTTGACAGTAAATACAGATCTCTCAAT
This window of the Dermochelys coriacea isolate rDerCor1 chromosome 15, rDerCor1.pri.v4, whole genome shotgun sequence genome carries:
- the LOC119843970 gene encoding zona pellucida sperm-binding protein 3-like, which codes for MAPWRVVLVTAVCVAVFGVPVVPELVPTQWNGSLHPTAAAIVTGHNRQDTTTVQSAKMSFFHKVLNAAKDLVSPFWDDSSNSTVSTMAPAASAPSGTPVAGHLSARTPAHVQFLQGGHFIKSAKMNFTLRILNEDFSVMAEPPTYNPGSPIHVEARVESSAGVSPRIYVDECYGTHAKHPNHSRRIYVIVNNHGCLHGGESGDVAIWRRPEDSALQFAIQAFMLAGEPEEKIYIHCLLTAWGQESLTNLGKKSCYYNSTSFSWQNLEDPSQNLKCSCCDSHCPADPTPPGELREFVGEGMLHRKVAGPLTVHKEEAPWYEERCRTLKKLLLVGVAFVGSCLVGALFVGGLLALALALFWSYQSSKGQRLLRKRKEYPYHTELQTVVSALVTAEETQKDQRESSIDYNLNTDASEKE